In Pseudomonas flavescens, the sequence GTGCCAGCAGGAACACCAGCACGGGCAACGCAGCCAGCAGTGCGGAGAGATTAGGGTTACCCAGCGGATCGTAGTTCTGCGGCCACATTATGGGGGCTCCGGGTGGTGGCAACGGGCGCTGCGGAAGTGCGGGCGCGGGCGCAACGCACTGCCGGGTATGGATTGCCGGCTGAATCAGGTGACGCAGTTCGGGCACGGCGTGCCGGCAGTAAAGTGCCCGAGATTGGCCAGCGTGGTCTGTGCAATCTCTTCCAGCGCTTCGGCGGTGAAGAACCCTTGATGCCCGGTCACCAGCACATTCGGGAAGGTCATCAGGCGCTGGAACACGTCGTCGTCGATGATCTCGCCGGAGCGATCCTGGAAGAACAACTCGCTTTCCTGCTCGTACACGTCGATGGCGACGTGACCCAGATGGCGCGACTTCAGCGCACGAATTACCGCACCGGTGTCCACCAGCCCACCGCGCGAGGTATTGACCAGCATGGCACCGGGTTTCATCCGGGACAGCGAGACATCATTGATCAAGTGCTCTGTTTGCGCGGTCAGTGGGCAATGCAGAGAGACGATGTCTGAGCGTGCCAGCAGTTCGTCAAGCTCTACATCCTCACCGATTGCTTGGAAGGCAGGCGATGGATACGGGTCATGGCCAAGCAACCTGCAGCCCATGCCCTTAAAGATGCGCGCCGTTGCCAACCCGATCTTTCCTGTGCCCACGATGCCCACCGTTTTGCCGTGCAGCGTTCGTCCGAGGAGGCCATTTAGCATGAAGTTGCCCTCGCGTACGCGATTGTAGGCGCGGTGTGTAT encodes:
- a CDS encoding 2-hydroxyacid dehydrogenase, with protein sequence MRIAVFSARPYDRHSLDQANKAAAAGQRVQFLYNEATLDSRTAALADGCDGVCVFVNDRLDAPVLQTLHELGVSAIVLRCAGFNNVDLATAQRLGFFVARVPAYSPEAVAEHTLALVMTLNRHTHRAYNRVREGNFMLNGLLGRTLHGKTVGIVGTGKIGLATARIFKGMGCRLLGHDPYPSPAFQAIGEDVELDELLARSDIVSLHCPLTAQTEHLINDVSLSRMKPGAMLVNTSRGGLVDTGAVIRALKSRHLGHVAIDVYEQESELFFQDRSGEIIDDDVFQRLMTFPNVLVTGHQGFFTAEALEEIAQTTLANLGHFTAGTPCPNCVT